A section of the Venturia canescens isolate UGA chromosome 11, ASM1945775v1, whole genome shotgun sequence genome encodes:
- the LOC122418181 gene encoding uncharacterized protein, whose protein sequence is MASGSNNRNSLKPAADVQQRKSPVRKMVEALSGLRKNLTFRKKDRHSYRLEDVDDDVQSRYSTFERINRIGNRISNRVGYSTLDPRRPSSSFENNLGGRDDHKIHSFTLNQRRASGSIQADPSLSDDSQIRRFTLGKRRGRDTHGIAFSYGGKFHYPGSRISPSYTITGAGPAWNIANFAPKVAPFVPSLVIQCAIEIEARGMKETLLYMKDGNTDEAKELTREYLFNKRVLDMRAVDIHTVTTTLKMFLASLREPLITSDTKNIFLSTVVITNKPEKDVKLCQTLRQLPPANRDTLAFLIHHLRTISSDDDFGILSNDYIDIFTPFFFGGSSQSFDFISFSDQLRDQNEVVESLMRMDSCVDLIYPYRLKVQRNIADYAPDAKPFVPSLVVECIAEVEERGLKEEFLYKQDGNLAEAKLLVTEYFVNKKVPELSGVDIHTITSSLKIFLTSLKKPLINSDLRKNFVSATLKSSKEEKDQQLCETIWNVPQPERDTLVYLLHHLRIVDDEAQGRIINRLAFIFGPILVGNSSRNFATPVFVTQGENQTMIVKSLLEMEDCDDFIYSQRSRFPPVSQLQGNIADYAPNRAPYVPSLMVKCIEEIKKRGLEIDILYERDGDIGEAEWLTKYYNVSREVPDLSKINIHTVASTLKTFLTQLRDPLITDEVRDEFLKLDSNFEVKGWRVELCAVIWELPPPNRDTLMYLVHHLRAFSEEKDEKIIDLLAEIFGPIVVGGSSRREHQIRIFKRLLEMKHCDDFIYPYVPQRLWDESDELETSGLPRLANVIEVLQP, encoded by the exons ATGGCATCAGGATCGAATAATAGAAACTCGTTGAAGCCTGCTGCAGATGTGCAACAACGAAAGTCCCCAGTACGGAAAATGGTGGAAGCTTTATCTGGTTTGCGTAAAAA TTTAACGTTCAGAAAGAAAGACCGTCACAGCTATAGATTGGAagacgtcgacgacgacgtacAGTCCCGTTATTCGACGTTCGAGAGAATAAATCGTATTGGCAACCGTATAAGTAACCGAGTCGGCTATTCCACGTTGGATCCAAGGAGACCCAGCAgttcttttgaaaataatcTTGGAGGCCGCGATGATCACAAAATCCACAGTTTCACGTTGAATCAGAGGAGAGCCTCGGGTTCAATTCAAGCTGATCCAAGCCTCAGCGATGATTCGCAGATCCGCAGGTTTACATTGGGTAAAAGAAGGGGCCGCGATACTCACGGAATCGCTTTTTCTTACGGcggaaaatttcattatccAGGTTCGCGAATATCACCATCTTATACTATCACAGGAGCTGGTCCAGcg tGGAATATCGCTAACTTCGCTCCAAAAGTTGCACCGTTCGTACCATCTCTGGTGATCCAATGCGCGATCGAAATTGAAGCACGTGGTATGAAGGAGACACTCTTGTACATGAAGGACGGTAACACCGACGAAGCCAAAGAATTAACAAGAGAATacctttttaacaaaagagtACTCGACATGAGAGCAGTCGACATACACACGGTCACCACGACCCTGAAAATGTTTTTGGCATCGCTCAGGGAGCCGCTCATTACTAGTGAtaccaagaatatttttctcagcaCGGTTGTGATAACCAACAAACCAGAAAAGGATGTAAAACTTTGCCAAACACTCCGGCAACTTCCACCGGCGAATCGTGACACTCTTGCTTTTCTTATCCATCATTTACGAACCATCAGCAGTGATGACGACTTCGGAATATTAAGCAACGATTACATCGACATCTTTACGCCCTTTTTTTTCGGTGGGAGCTCTCAAAGTTttgatttcatttcgttttccGATCAGCTAAGAGACCAAAATGAG GTTGTTGAAAGCTTGATGCGTATGGATTCCTGCGTAGACTTGATTTACCCCTATCGCTTGAAG GTACAGAGAAATATCGCTGATTATGCACCGGACGCAAAGCCATTCGTACCGTCTTTGGTGGTCGAATGTATAGCTGAAGTTGAAGAGCGAGGTTTGAAGGAGGAATTCTTGTACAAGCAGGATGGTAATCTCGCCGAAGCCAAATTATTGGTGACCGAATACTTTGTAAACAAAAAAGTACCGGAATTGAGCGGAGTCGATATCCACACGATTACCTCGTCTCTGAAGATATTTTTGACATCGCTGAAGAAACCACTCATCAACAGTGATCTCCGGAAGAATTTCGTTAGTGCCACTTTGAAATCTTCCAAAGAGGAAAAGGATCAACAACTTTGTGAAACGATCTGGAACGTTCCACAACCGGAACGTGATACTCTTGTTTATCTTCTTCACCATTTACGGATCGTTGACGATGAAGCACAAGGACGCATCATCAATCGTCTCGCCTTTATTTTTGGGCCCATACTCGTCGGTAATAGCTCTCGAAATTTTGCTACGCCCGTTTTTGTCACTCAAGGAGAAAATCAAACTATG ATTGTCAAAAGCTTGTTGGAGATGGAAGATTGTGACGACTTCATTTATTCTCAGCGCTCTCGTTTTCCTCCTGTTTCTCAG TTACAGGGAAACATCGCTGATTATGCACCGAACAGGGCACCATACGTACCATCTTTGATGGTCAAATGTatagaagaaattaaaaaacgtggTCTGGAGATCGATATCTTGTACGAACGAGACGGTGACATCGGTGAAGCCGAATGGTTGACAAAATACTACAACGTATCCAGAGAAGTGCCGGATTTGAGCAAAATCAACATACACACAGTGGCCTCGAccctgaaaacatttttgacacAGTTGAGGGATCCACTCATAACCGATGAAGTTCGAGATGAATTCCTCAAACTAGATTCGAATTTTGAGGTTAAAGGCTGGCGTGTAGAACTTTGTGCAGTAATTTGGGAACTTCCACCACCGAATCGCGACACTCTCATGTATCTCGTTCATCATTTACGAGCCTTCAGTGaagagaaagatgaaaaaatcattgatcTTCTCGCCGAAATCTTTGGACCTATAGTGGTTGGTGGGAGCTCTCGACGAGAACATCAAATTCGG ATTTTCAAAAGGTTGTTGGAGATGAAGCATTGCGATGATTTCATTTATCCTTATGTCCCCCAG CGGCTATGGGACGAGTCCGACGAATTGGAAACTTCTGG GCTACCCCGACTTGCGAATGTAATTGAAGTTTTGCAGCCATAG